The genomic stretch GCAGCAGTCACAGGTCTAGATTTCTTGGGTATGAGAGTAAGTGTTCTAGCATTAATCTGATTCAGCATTTTGCCAGAAGTGAAGAACTCTTGCACTATAGCTACCACATCAGTACCAACAATCTCCATGGCATCCGTAAAAAATTGGAAGGTGTACCCATCAGGCCTAGGAGCCTTGTTAGCTGGGATAGCTTTCAAAGCTTCATGGATCTCCTGTACTGTTACCTCCTTAATCATATCAATACCTTTCTCCTCAGAGACCACTCTCCGTTTTTGCATAGTAGGAATGTGTACTGCCTTAACTCTCTTATTAGTCCCCAGCAGGTCCTTGTAATACGTAACAAAGGCATTCTCAATATCCTCACTTTGGTTATACTGAGTCCCATTCATATCTTGGATACTCAGGATTCTGTTCTGTAGCCTCCTTGCCTTTTTCATACTGTGGAAATAAGTAGTAATATCATCTCCCCCAGACATCCATTGAACTTTTGCTTTCTGACTTAAGAAGCCTCTCCTGGCCTCCTGCAGTAATTTAAAACTAGCACACGCTACTTTTTCCTCAATTTGGAAATCCAGATTCAATGGGTCCTCATGAAGCTTCTTTTGCATAGAGAACATATGCATTTGAGCAACCTGAGCATATGTCTCTATGTTAACAAATGCATTCCCATTAAGCCTTTTCAAAGGTAGTTTAAGCCATTTGAGTTTCTTGACAAGTTGAAACATCTTGTATCCCTCAACTTCAGCATCCCAAACCTCCTGGACTGTATGTAAGAAATCTGGATCCTTACCCCACATGTTAAAGTATTTGAAATTCCCTTTTCTTCTAATTCCACTAGTTGCCAAAGATATAGTACAGGGACAATGGTCAAAGAGGCCTTCAGGGTGGAACATAATGCTGACATTAGGAAATTGCAGGAGCCACTCATCATTGCTCAACACCCTATCAATTCTACTAAAAACCATATCTCCTGGATCATGCTTATTATTCCAGATAAAATATGCCCCATGTGCAGGAACATCCACCAAACCACAATCAGCCACATATTTTTGAAAATCTCTGATCTCATAATTGGAAACTTCAGACCCCAACCTTTCATTCAGTGCAAGAACAATTTGCACCAATTCATGTGAGGGACATCGGAGAGATTTGAAAGGGGGCTTAAGATCCGAGGGCTGGGATGATCACCTACTACCCCCGTCAACAAAACATTGACGATATAGATGAGGAAATTCCTCTGGAAATCGTCTCCACCATCCCGTTGCTCCATCATCTTTTCTAAGAGATCCCTTTTGGTAATATC from Silene latifolia isolate original U9 population chromosome 5, ASM4854445v1, whole genome shotgun sequence encodes the following:
- the LOC141654812 gene encoding uncharacterized protein LOC141654812; the encoded protein is MSMLKLDFLWGPIDVLPVEMLGSEVSNYEIRDFQKYVADCGLVDVPAHGAYFIWNNKHDPGDMVFSRIDRVLSNDEWLLQFPNVSIMFHPEGLFDHCPCTISLATSGIRRKGNFKYFNMWGKDPDFLHTVQEVWDAEVEGYKMFQLVKKLKWLKLPLKRLNGNAFVNIETYAQVAQMHMRPGEAS